Proteins encoded within one genomic window of Ranitomeya variabilis isolate aRanVar5 chromosome 4, aRanVar5.hap1, whole genome shotgun sequence:
- the LOC143765033 gene encoding uncharacterized protein LOC143765033 isoform X1 has protein sequence MQDSAVLGSIQLVFWSCFSKNRSLQYQILLVNEDLLYKRIFLNYPSRIDMDRDKMAERILHLTLEIIFRLTGEAYTVVKKTSSERCQDPVSQGWGEPLSLIMGPQPPPLIHEDINDQNILQLTYKMIELLTGEVPIRCQDVTVYFSMEEWEYLEKHKDLYKDIMMKVPQPHTSPDLSSKRTTTERCPQPLLPQDCKQEDPNVTQDHQGEDLTHINNTETYLRSDDLCKEEIPTYGYPGDCTRRSEVQLASSQKSHFVMHQRSQRGKKPFSCSECGKCFTQKSDLVKHQRTHTGEKPFSCSECGKCFTQKSHFINHQRIHTGEKPFSCSECGKCFNLKSDLVKHQRTHTGEKPFSCSECGKRFIQKSDLVKHQRIHTGEKPFSCSKCGKCFKQKSDLVKHQRTHTGEKPFSCSECGKYFTQKSDLVNHQRTHTGEKPFSCSECGKYFTHKSNFAKHLRIHIGEKPFSCSECGKYFNQKSYLVIHQRKHTGEKPFSCSECGKCFTQKSDLVKHQRTHTGEKPFSCSECGKCFTRKSHFAMHHRSHTGEKPFSCSECGKCFIQKSDLVKHQRTHTGKKFFSCSECGKCFNQKAHLDSHQRTHTEEKHFSCY, from the exons gtctctacaatatcagatTCTCTTAGTgaatgaagatcttctatataagagaattttcctgaattACCCATCAAGGattgatatggacagagacaagatggcggagaggatattacacctcaccctagagatcatcttccggcttactggagag gcttacacagtagtgaagaagacctctagtgagcgctgccaGGACCCTGTGTCTCAGGGATGGGGAGAACCCCTGAGCCTAATAATGGGGCCTCAACCtccccccctgatacatgaggacatcaatgaccaaaaTATCCttcaactcacctacaagatgattgagcttctgactggagag gttcctataaggtgtcaggatgtcactgtctatttctccatggaggagtgggagtatttagaaaaacacaaagatctgtacaaggacatcatgatgaaGGTTCCCCAGCCccacacatcaccag atctatccagtaagagaacaacaacagagagatgtccccaacctcttcttccacaggactgtaaacaagaagatcccaatgttactcaggatcatcag ggtgaagatctgacccatattaataataCAGAGACATATTTGAGGAGTGATGAtctgtgtaaagaggagattcctacatatggttacccag GTGACTGCACCAGGAGATCAGAGGTACAACTGGCATCttcacagaaatcacattttgttatgcACCAGAGAAGTCAGAgagggaagaagccattttcatgttcagaatgtgggaaatgttttacacagaaatcagatttggttaagcaccagagaactcacacaggggagaagcctttttcctgttcagaatgtgggaaatgttttacacaaaaatcacattttattaatcaccagagaattcacacaggggagaagcctttttcatgttcagaatgtgggaaatgttttaacctgaaatcagatttggttaagcaccagagaactcacacaggggagaagcctttttcatgttcagaatgtggaaaacgttttatccagaaatcagatttggttaagcaccagagaattcacacaggggagaagcctttttcatgttcaaaatgtgggaaatgttttaaacagaaatcagatttggttaagcaccagagaactcacacaggggagaagcctttttcctgttcagaatgtgggaagtattttacacagaaatcagatttggttaatcaccagagaactcacacaggagaaaagcctttttcctgttcagaatgtgggaaatattttacacacAAATCAAATTTTGCTAAGCACCTGAGAATTCAtataggagagaagcctttttcctgttcagaatgtgggaaatattttaatcagAAGTcatatcttgttatacaccaaaggaaacacacaggggagaagcctttttcatgttcagaatgtgggaagtgttttacacagaaatcagatttagttaagcaccagagaactcacacaggggagaagcctttttcctgttcagaatgtgggaaatgttttacacggaaATCCCATTTTGCTATGCACcatagaagtcacacaggggagaagcctttttcatgttcagaatgtggcaaatgttttatccagaaatcagatttggttaagcaccagagaactcacacagggaagaagtttttttcttgttcagaatgtgggaaatgttttaaccagaaagcacatcttgatagccaccagagaacccacacagaggAGAAGCATTTTTCATGTTATTAA
- the LOC143765033 gene encoding uncharacterized protein LOC143765033 isoform X2 yields the protein MDRDKMAERILHLTLEIIFRLTGEAYTVVKKTSSERCQDPVSQGWGEPLSLIMGPQPPPLIHEDINDQNILQLTYKMIELLTGEVPIRCQDVTVYFSMEEWEYLEKHKDLYKDIMMKVPQPHTSPDLSSKRTTTERCPQPLLPQDCKQEDPNVTQDHQGEDLTHINNTETYLRSDDLCKEEIPTYGYPGDCTRRSEVQLASSQKSHFVMHQRSQRGKKPFSCSECGKCFTQKSDLVKHQRTHTGEKPFSCSECGKCFTQKSHFINHQRIHTGEKPFSCSECGKCFNLKSDLVKHQRTHTGEKPFSCSECGKRFIQKSDLVKHQRIHTGEKPFSCSKCGKCFKQKSDLVKHQRTHTGEKPFSCSECGKYFTQKSDLVNHQRTHTGEKPFSCSECGKYFTHKSNFAKHLRIHIGEKPFSCSECGKYFNQKSYLVIHQRKHTGEKPFSCSECGKCFTQKSDLVKHQRTHTGEKPFSCSECGKCFTRKSHFAMHHRSHTGEKPFSCSECGKCFIQKSDLVKHQRTHTGKKFFSCSECGKCFNQKAHLDSHQRTHTEEKHFSCY from the exons atggacagagacaagatggcggagaggatattacacctcaccctagagatcatcttccggcttactggagag gcttacacagtagtgaagaagacctctagtgagcgctgccaGGACCCTGTGTCTCAGGGATGGGGAGAACCCCTGAGCCTAATAATGGGGCCTCAACCtccccccctgatacatgaggacatcaatgaccaaaaTATCCttcaactcacctacaagatgattgagcttctgactggagag gttcctataaggtgtcaggatgtcactgtctatttctccatggaggagtgggagtatttagaaaaacacaaagatctgtacaaggacatcatgatgaaGGTTCCCCAGCCccacacatcaccag atctatccagtaagagaacaacaacagagagatgtccccaacctcttcttccacaggactgtaaacaagaagatcccaatgttactcaggatcatcag ggtgaagatctgacccatattaataataCAGAGACATATTTGAGGAGTGATGAtctgtgtaaagaggagattcctacatatggttacccag GTGACTGCACCAGGAGATCAGAGGTACAACTGGCATCttcacagaaatcacattttgttatgcACCAGAGAAGTCAGAgagggaagaagccattttcatgttcagaatgtgggaaatgttttacacagaaatcagatttggttaagcaccagagaactcacacaggggagaagcctttttcctgttcagaatgtgggaaatgttttacacaaaaatcacattttattaatcaccagagaattcacacaggggagaagcctttttcatgttcagaatgtgggaaatgttttaacctgaaatcagatttggttaagcaccagagaactcacacaggggagaagcctttttcatgttcagaatgtggaaaacgttttatccagaaatcagatttggttaagcaccagagaattcacacaggggagaagcctttttcatgttcaaaatgtgggaaatgttttaaacagaaatcagatttggttaagcaccagagaactcacacaggggagaagcctttttcctgttcagaatgtgggaagtattttacacagaaatcagatttggttaatcaccagagaactcacacaggagaaaagcctttttcctgttcagaatgtgggaaatattttacacacAAATCAAATTTTGCTAAGCACCTGAGAATTCAtataggagagaagcctttttcctgttcagaatgtgggaaatattttaatcagAAGTcatatcttgttatacaccaaaggaaacacacaggggagaagcctttttcatgttcagaatgtgggaagtgttttacacagaaatcagatttagttaagcaccagagaactcacacaggggagaagcctttttcctgttcagaatgtgggaaatgttttacacggaaATCCCATTTTGCTATGCACcatagaagtcacacaggggagaagcctttttcatgttcagaatgtggcaaatgttttatccagaaatcagatttggttaagcaccagagaactcacacagggaagaagtttttttcttgttcagaatgtgggaaatgttttaaccagaaagcacatcttgatagccaccagagaacccacacagaggAGAAGCATTTTTCATGTTATTAA